The Candidatus Krumholzibacteriota bacterium genomic sequence CGACGAACGGTTCGAGGTGACGGCGGCGGATGCGAGCGCAGGGGCGCTCGAGCGCCTCGCCGGCGATCAGCGCATCGCGCGCATCGAGAAGGACCTCTCCGACCCGAAGGCGGTCACCGCCCTCGTGCGCGGCTACGACATGGCCGTCAACGCCGTCCCCGGCTTCATGGGTTACCGCACCCTCGAGGCGATCATCGCCGCCGAACGGAACGTCGTCGACATCGCCTTCTTTCCCGAGAGCCCCTTCTCGCTCGAGGAGCAGGCCCGCAGGCGCGGCGTCGTCGCGATCGTCGACTGCGGCGTCGCCCCGGGAATGAGCAACGTGCTCACCGGCTACGCCGATTCCCTCCTCGACGAGACCCGCTCGGCCCTCACCTACGTTGGCGGCCTCCCCGAGGTGCGCACCTGGCCGTGGGGGTACAAGGCGGTCTTCTCCCCCATCGACGTGATCGAGGAATATACCCGCCCGGCCCGCTACGTGGAGAACGGCCATCTCGTCACCCGCCCGGCCCTCTCCGACCCCGAACTGATCGACTTTCCCGTCGTCGGCACGCTCGAGGCCTTCAACACCGATGGCCTCCGCACCCTCGCCGAGACGATCAACGCCCCCAACCTCAAGGAGAAGACCCTGCGCTACCCCGGCCACATCGACAAGATGCGGGTGCTGCGCGAGAGCGGCTTCTTCTCGGAGGAGCCCGTCGAGGCGGGCGGCGTGACGGTGCGGCCGATCGACCTGACGGCGCGCCTCCTCTTCCCCATGTGGGAACTGCAGGGGAACGAGGCGGACATCACCGTGATGCGCGTCATCGTGGAGGGGCTGAAGGACGGGGTCGGGACCCGCTACACGTGGGATCTCTTCGACCGCAAGAACGAGACGACCGGCGTCCACTCGATGGCCCGGACGACCGGCTACACGGCGACCGTCGCCGCGCGGATGATCGCCGACGGCCTCTGGGACCGTGCGGGCGTTTCGCCACCCGAGTACGTCGGGCGCGACCACCAGTGCGTGGATTACCTGCTCAGGGGGCTCGCCGAGCGCGGCGTCGTCTACGAGGAGCGCGTCGAGCGAACCGGGTGAGAGGCGGCGACGCGCGAAGACGAACGTGCGAAGCGGGAGGGACGGCGATTCCCCTCCCGCTTTTTTTCAATTCGGGCAGGGATTTCCACCCTGCCGGCGACGAATCAAGGATCGGCACTGGCCCGTCCGGGAATTCGCGATATACTTACAATATACGCGGCTCACTAAATACATGGAATCGGCGCACGGCAATTTCTCCTTGCATGGAGGATACA encodes the following:
- a CDS encoding saccharopine dehydrogenase NADP-binding domain-containing protein; translation: MKIIVLGAGLVGGPMARDLADDERFEVTAADASAGALERLAGDQRIARIEKDLSDPKAVTALVRGYDMAVNAVPGFMGYRTLEAIIAAERNVVDIAFFPESPFSLEEQARRRGVVAIVDCGVAPGMSNVLTGYADSLLDETRSALTYVGGLPEVRTWPWGYKAVFSPIDVIEEYTRPARYVENGHLVTRPALSDPELIDFPVVGTLEAFNTDGLRTLAETINAPNLKEKTLRYPGHIDKMRVLRESGFFSEEPVEAGGVTVRPIDLTARLLFPMWELQGNEADITVMRVIVEGLKDGVGTRYTWDLFDRKNETTGVHSMARTTGYTATVAARMIADGLWDRAGVSPPEYVGRDHQCVDYLLRGLAERGVVYEERVERTG